Below is a window of Mucilaginibacter ginkgonis DNA.
CAATTGTCTATCATTGTTTTAAAGAACCCCGACCGCTCATACAATTCAACAATTTCATCCCAATGCCCCTCTCCTTTCATCTTTTCTAAAGCACTACCTAAGCCATAAAACCCGGGGATGTTTTGTTTTAATTGGCTCCAGGAAGTTACAAAACTTATAGCACGCAGGTCTTCAAGTTTTAGCGGAGCATCGCTGTTTCGTTTTGTTGGCCGGCTGCTGATATTCACCGCAGACAACAGTTTTAGCGGACTTAGTTTTTCCAGGTATTCTGTAAACAACGGGTGCTTGCGCAGCGATAAAAATTTCTCGTGGCTCACATCCGCCATCGAGCTGATCAAATCTTTATGCCTGTTGTCGAGCAAGTCTTTATGGTTTTCGTTTAATGCCGATACGATGCCAGCGTTAAACAATTGTTCAATGTTGAACCGTGCGGTATCTATAGATCCGTATTGTGAACTTACGGTCTGCCCCTGGATGGTTAACTGAATGTGGTTGTTGGCGATCTCTTTACCCATGGAAGCATAAAACCGGTGTGTTTTACCGCCACCACGGGCGGGTGGTCCCCCTCTCCCATCAAAAAATGCAAGATCGATATCATACTTTCTGGCAATCGCGGTCAACTCAACCTTTGCCTTATAAATAGACCAATTTGCCATCAAATAGCCCCCATCTTTGGTGCTGTCAGAAAAGCCGAGCATGATCGCTTGTTTGTTGCCTCGAAGTGCCAGGTGCTTTTTGTAAAATGGATGGTTGTAAAGCGTCTCCATAACCTGTGCCGCCACCTTTAAGTCGGCAACGGTTTCGAATAACGGCATGAAATCAATAGTAAGTTCTTCAGTTTTCCATCCACTGAATAAATACAGGTTCATTAACTGCAAAATATCCGACGCTTGCTGGCAATTGCTTATTATAAAACGATTACAGGCTTTTTCGCCGTTTTGCTGCTGAATATTTTTGACCAGTCGAATGGTATCAAGGGTATCCTTCACCATTTCATCAGCGTCGTCCGGGCAAATAAAATCAGCCTCCGTGAAACTCATCGATTTGATTTTTTGCTCTTCCTCCAGATCCGTGTATCCGTTAGGTATAGGAATGTGTAATTGCCCAGTGATGTAAGCATAAACTTTTCGCAGAATGCGGCTATCCTGGCGAATATCCAGTGTGGCGAAGTAACATCCGAAAAGCTTTATTTTTGCAGAAAGGTCATCTACGATATCTGTAAAAAGCGCATAGTTTTCTTTTACTAAAACATCACGAACGCTGCTTAACAATTGTAGCATTTCGTCTTTCTCGTCTATCGGTTTTTCAACCGGATTAAATGCGTTTTGATAGAGAATATTTTCCAGGCGCTGCATAGCTTCTTCTACACCCTTAAAAGTTATGCGACGTTTCGCAACCCTAAAATCGCGGTAATAACACCGGAAAATGATCTGACGTAATAAAGCGGATACAGTACGCGTTGCATCAGTTCTTACGTTAGGGTTGCCATCGCGGTCGCCGCCGGGCCAAAAGCCCATTTCGAGTAACTGATCGGCTATATCGGCCGTGTCAAAAACCTCGTTTAAACGCTGTTGTGTAGCTGGCATGGCGTAATAGAAAATATTTTCTAAAAACCATATCAGACTAACAGCCTCATCTACAGGTGTCGGCGACTTTTGATTGAAAAACGGCGTCTTGCCCAGTTGTTGCAACAACTGGTTGATCGTGTTGATATCGTTTGTTTTAAGCGCTTCTGTAAGGTCTGTAATGATGCCTAATACCCGGCTTGGATAAAACTGAGTAGGATGCGCAGTTAGCACCAACCGCAATGAGAAATCCTTAAGCTTTTCTTTAACTAACGCCCGCTTCTCTTCATTGTTACCTATCTGTTGAATAAGGTTTTGCAGCGTGCCGCTGTCTTCAAACCTGGTAACTTTATTAAAGGACGAATCCTCAATGGCATCAAATAATACTACCTGCCTTTCAATATACTGCAAAAACCTGAACAGGCGATTTAACTGCTCGCGGTGATCGATCTTAGGAGCATACTGCTGAAAGAAAGATTCGATAATTTCCGTAGGCTCTTGCCTTGCCGCTGCTCCTTTTTCGCAATGCGCGCTAAAGAACGGCAGCAGGTTGCCGGTATCCTTTACCTGGTAGAAAGGAAGCGTAAGGAACAAACTGTTATAAAGTTCGAAACGGGTAACCACTTCCTGGTTAAAAACACCTTCGCGATGGGTTAAGTCTTGGGTAGATGACATAGTAAATATTATTGCGATACCAGCAAAACGCAGCCTGTCACAGCATGTTTGGCCATGAGGTAAATATAGAGATATCGTTAATAATTGGTATTGGTTGCGCCGCTTTTGCAATTATCATATATGCCCCAAAACATTTATTGTAATTTTGCGCTGATACATTTTTATGGACACCCATTCGCGCGAAATCAGGAGTTTCTTTTACAGCCAATACTTCTCAGACGGCTTGCGTATATCTATTGGTGTCTTGGTCCCGTCGTTTATATTAGCGCAGTTTGGCGAACTGCAGCTTGGCTTAACGCTTTCTTTAGGCGCTGTATGTATTTGTGGTGTCGACTCGCCCGGCCCGACCCGGTACAAGCGAAACGCCATGCTGGTATGTAATGCCTTAATGTTTGTTGTGGCAATGATTACAGGCTATGCCCGGTTGACCATCTACACGCTTGGGGTAGAGATAGCTTTGTTCTCCTTTTTGTTCTCCATGTTCACGGTTTACGGTACCAGGGCTACGTCTGTGGGTACGGCAGTACTGCTGGTGATGGTGTTCATGATCGGCAAAGCACTTGAAGCCAATGAAATATTACGTTACAGCATTGTTTTAACCTGCGGCGGAATTTGGTACATGGTGCTTAGCATGGTATTTTTCTCTATCAGACCATACCGTGCAGCGCAGCAGGCTTTGGCAGAAAACATCACAGATGTGGTTAGATTCCTGCGCATAAAGGCGGACTTCTACCTACCAGAGACAAATATTGAAAGCAATTATGCTAAACTTGTTTCGCAGCAGGTGAAGGTAAGCGAACACCAGGATCAGATTCGCGAATTGCTTTTTAAAAGCCGTGCCCTGGTGCGCGAATCTACCAACGCGAGCCGTATATTGATATTGACTTTCGTCGACCTCGTTGATATGTTTGAACAGATCCTTGCCACACATTACGACTACAATGAGATGCGTGAACGTTTTAGGGATACAAGCATCTTGCCGGACATAGCCAACCTGTTACAACAAATGGCAAATGAGTTAGACAACATTGGCTACGCTATATTAGCTAACTCGAGATACAAAATTGTTCGCGACTTTAGCCCAGATCTGGAAAAGCTAAAACAGCATATCGATAAAATAGCGGCAGAAAATAACACCAGTAACCTGGTGCTTAAAAAAGTGCTTATTAACCTCCGCGACCTAAGCCAAAAGATCACTGACATTCACAAGTATTACAATTCAAAATCTTCGGAAGGTTTGATCAAAAAAACCAATGATGTTGAGTTAGTAAAATTTGTAAATCACCAGGATTTCGCGCCTCATATTTTGTTTGACAACCTAACGTTTACATCAGCCGCTTTCAAACATGCATTACGCGTGTGTTTGGTCTGTGTAGCCGGTTTTGTAGCGACCAGAAGCAACGGGTTATTAGAGTTGGTAAATTTCATCACAGGCAAAAGAGTTGTTTTCGGCAACCATAGTTATTGGGTGTTACTAACTATCATTGTGATTTTGAAACCAGGCTTCAGCTTGTCTAAGCAGCGAAATATTCAAAGAGTGCTGGGCACACTCGCAGGCGGGTTAATCGGTGTTGTCATTTTAGCTTTCGTGACGAATAAAACCATCGAGATTGTTTTGCTGGTGTTTTTTATGATGGGCTCTTATAGTTTTTTGCGTATAAATTATATAGTAAGCGTAATGTTCATGACACCGTACGTTCTTATTGTTTTTAGGTTTTTGGGTACAGCAGGTCATTACGATGTTGCCAAGGAACGTATTATTGATACCATATTCGGCTCGATATTGTCAATTATTGCCAGTTACACCCTTTTTCCGTCCTGGGAGTCGCAGCAGCTGCGCGAAAGCTTGCATAAAGTGCTCGATGCCAATATTAGGTATCTTCTGACCATCGCCGATGATCTTTTAGGCAAACCTGTTACAGTGACAGATTTCAAGCTTGCCCGTAAAGATGTATTTGTTAACTCGGCCAACCTTTCCGCAACCTTCGAGCGGATGGTGTCAGAGCCAAAGAGCAAACAGTCTAAGGCTAAAGACCTGCATAAATTTGTTGTTTTAAATCATATCTTGTCATCTTATTTGTCCACCATAGCTGCCAGTCTAAATGGTAAGAAGGTGCAGCATCTTCGTGCGGATAACTTTAAATTGATGCGCCGAAGTATTGCTGTGCTGAACGATAACAGCAAAAAATTAGGTGGTAAAAGTATGGACCTGGTGGTTGACAAACTTGATTTGGGTAATACTTTGGATACCACAGATCCCGACCAGCAATTGCTTAAAGAGCAGCTCAACTTTGTTAATAAGATCAGCGTAGATATTGGCAGGATCACCGACAATTTGATTTTACAATAGTTCTGTCGCCAGGTTCGCCAGTTCGCTTCGCTCGCCTTTCTGCAAAGTGATATGCGCATACAACGGATGATCTTTTGCACGGTCTATCAGGTAAGACAAGCCGTTGCTCTCTGCATCAAGGTAAGGCGTGTCTATCTGGTATATATCGCCTGTAAATACAAACTTGCTGTTCTCCCCTGCTCTTGAAATGATAGTTTTTACCTCATGAGGGGTTAGGTTTTGCGCTTCATCAACAATAAAAAATATTTTAGTTAGTGTTCGACCGCGTATGAAGGCCAGTGGTGCGATGGATATTTTGTCGGTTGTGACCAATTCATCTATCTTTTGCTGCATTTTAGTATCATCGGCAAATTGCTCACGGATAAATTTCAGATTATCCCAAATTGGCGCCATATAAGGGTCGACCTTGCTTTTTACATCACCGGGCAGAAAACCAATGTCTTTATTACTAAGCGGCACGATAGGCCTGGTCACGTACACTTGGCGGTACGTTTTCCGCTGCTCAAGGGCCGAGGCTAGTGCGATGAGTGTTTTACCCGTACCGGCGTTTCCTTGGATGGTTACCAACTTTATATCGGGGTCTAAAAGCGCATGGATTGCAAATGCCTGTTCGGGGTTCTTTGGCACGATGTTAAATGCGCTCTGATCAACAACGTGCTCAATAACGTCTTTATCACTGTTGTAAAAACCCAGCGCAGTTTTATTTTTACTGTTGAGTGTATAAAACCTGTTGCCCGGCGGCGGTACAAGCCCCAGATCTTCTGGCGAAGCAAGCCTGTTTTTGAGAAATTGGTTGATAATTTTCTCGGTCAGCTTGTCTGCCGATGTTTTACCGCTATATAGCTCGTCAAGATTTTTAACCTTACCGGTCTCATAATCTTCGGCGTTGATATTTAAAGATTTAGCTTTTAAGCGAAGACAAATATCTTTAGATACCAAGATAACTTTACAATCTGCGCATTCTTGCTTTAGACCTAGGGCCGCATTTAAAATACGGTGGTCTATTTTGCCCTGGCCAAAGATCTTTTCAGCGTTAATAGTTGGCGATGGGTTGTCCATCACGACCCGGAAATTACCTTTATTAGTTCCCGGCAAAGGAACCCAATCGTTTAAGGTTTGATTTGCGGCCATTTCATCCATTAGCCGGATAAAACTGCGTGCCTCAAAATTGCGGGTATCATTCCCGCTTTTCATGTTGTCCAATTCTTCTAATACCTGCACAGGGATAGCAACATCATGTTCCTGGAAATTGCGGAAGGCATCGTGGTCATACAATATTACCGAAGTATCCAGAACAAATATTTTCTTAGCTCCGCCGTTGCGGCTCTTTTCTTTAGACATGGTGCTAAATTAAAATATTTTGACGGGTGAAAGAACTGACGCACAATTTGTGGTATAAATTTTAAGAGAGTTCTTAAAAGCAAAACGGAGGCCAACTTCCTTTCAGATGTTGCCTCCGTTTCTAACTCCTCGCCGGCCGTAGCCGTTTTGAAGTACCAATAACGTTTTCTCGTATTTAACCGATCTGACTTCCTTTGCCGACTCGCAGCATTTACTCGTCAAGACCATTGCCTATGTCTCATTTTCCCCCATAGGGTGTTATAAAACAGCAATACCCCTTTTAAATTAACCACGGTAATTATACACTGGCGTTTCCGTTGATTCCTGAAAGCGGTATTCATCTGCCGGTACATTCACATGCCCATCTCAGCTTGTTCAGCTATACATCCTCAAACTTCCACTCTTATGGTTCCTGTTCACACACTCACCAATTTAGTGCTTGATTTTTCCTTAGTCATTTAGAGACTTCCCTTGATCTTTAGCTTGCCCGAAGGGTCGCCCGATTCAATTTCCGTATCTCAAGGCTGTCAAAGTACGTCGTTCTTGATGTTTGCAATATGGAGTTTATATCAACACGTGTCAAGTGAAAATTTAAAATAATTGTAAAGTATTTATTAAAACACTGTAAATGAGCGAGATTATTTTTGCGGTAGTATTTTACTGCATTTTGGTGGAGAATTTAGACAGCTTTCAGAAATTAACCTGTCGGCCCCGGCTGGGCACTGTATGCTGACGAAAGTTAGTAAGACAAATGTTCGTTTGGGTTGGTGCGCCCGCTAGATTTGCCTTTGATAAAAATTGAATATGAACATATGGAAAAGCAAAACGGAGACACCTTCTTTTCAGACGATGCCTCCGTTTTTAACTCTGCGCCCAACCATAGCCGGGTTCAAAGTATCTGAACCGCTTGATAGTATTTTTAACCGGCCTGCTCTCATTAAACGCCTAAACGTAAATATTAGCCCGACCACCGCTGTATACACCATTCTCCTAAAAGTATTGCGTAAAGCAGTACCCCTGGTAAATTTGCCTGCACCATTTTTAAAGCCGA
It encodes the following:
- a CDS encoding PhoH family protein → MSKEKSRNGGAKKIFVLDTSVILYDHDAFRNFQEHDVAIPVQVLEELDNMKSGNDTRNFEARSFIRLMDEMAANQTLNDWVPLPGTNKGNFRVVMDNPSPTINAEKIFGQGKIDHRILNAALGLKQECADCKVILVSKDICLRLKAKSLNINAEDYETGKVKNLDELYSGKTSADKLTEKIINQFLKNRLASPEDLGLVPPPGNRFYTLNSKNKTALGFYNSDKDVIEHVVDQSAFNIVPKNPEQAFAIHALLDPDIKLVTIQGNAGTGKTLIALASALEQRKTYRQVYVTRPIVPLSNKDIGFLPGDVKSKVDPYMAPIWDNLKFIREQFADDTKMQQKIDELVTTDKISIAPLAFIRGRTLTKIFFIVDEAQNLTPHEVKTIISRAGENSKFVFTGDIYQIDTPYLDAESNGLSYLIDRAKDHPLYAHITLQKGERSELANLATELL
- a CDS encoding FUSC family membrane protein, producing MDTHSREIRSFFYSQYFSDGLRISIGVLVPSFILAQFGELQLGLTLSLGAVCICGVDSPGPTRYKRNAMLVCNALMFVVAMITGYARLTIYTLGVEIALFSFLFSMFTVYGTRATSVGTAVLLVMVFMIGKALEANEILRYSIVLTCGGIWYMVLSMVFFSIRPYRAAQQALAENITDVVRFLRIKADFYLPETNIESNYAKLVSQQVKVSEHQDQIRELLFKSRALVRESTNASRILILTFVDLVDMFEQILATHYDYNEMRERFRDTSILPDIANLLQQMANELDNIGYAILANSRYKIVRDFSPDLEKLKQHIDKIAAENNTSNLVLKKVLINLRDLSQKITDIHKYYNSKSSEGLIKKTNDVELVKFVNHQDFAPHILFDNLTFTSAAFKHALRVCLVCVAGFVATRSNGLLELVNFITGKRVVFGNHSYWVLLTIIVILKPGFSLSKQRNIQRVLGTLAGGLIGVVILAFVTNKTIEIVLLVFFMMGSYSFLRINYIVSVMFMTPYVLIVFRFLGTAGHYDVAKERIIDTIFGSILSIIASYTLFPSWESQQLRESLHKVLDANIRYLLTIADDLLGKPVTVTDFKLARKDVFVNSANLSATFERMVSEPKSKQSKAKDLHKFVVLNHILSSYLSTIAASLNGKKVQHLRADNFKLMRRSIAVLNDNSKKLGGKSMDLVVDKLDLGNTLDTTDPDQQLLKEQLNFVNKISVDIGRITDNLILQ
- a CDS encoding phosphoenolpyruvate carboxylase yields the protein MSSTQDLTHREGVFNQEVVTRFELYNSLFLTLPFYQVKDTGNLLPFFSAHCEKGAAARQEPTEIIESFFQQYAPKIDHREQLNRLFRFLQYIERQVVLFDAIEDSSFNKVTRFEDSGTLQNLIQQIGNNEEKRALVKEKLKDFSLRLVLTAHPTQFYPSRVLGIITDLTEALKTNDINTINQLLQQLGKTPFFNQKSPTPVDEAVSLIWFLENIFYYAMPATQQRLNEVFDTADIADQLLEMGFWPGGDRDGNPNVRTDATRTVSALLRQIIFRCYYRDFRVAKRRITFKGVEEAMQRLENILYQNAFNPVEKPIDEKDEMLQLLSSVRDVLVKENYALFTDIVDDLSAKIKLFGCYFATLDIRQDSRILRKVYAYITGQLHIPIPNGYTDLEEEQKIKSMSFTEADFICPDDADEMVKDTLDTIRLVKNIQQQNGEKACNRFIISNCQQASDILQLMNLYLFSGWKTEELTIDFMPLFETVADLKVAAQVMETLYNHPFYKKHLALRGNKQAIMLGFSDSTKDGGYLMANWSIYKAKVELTAIARKYDIDLAFFDGRGGPPARGGGKTHRFYASMGKEIANNHIQLTIQGQTVSSQYGSIDTARFNIEQLFNAGIVSALNENHKDLLDNRHKDLISSMADVSHEKFLSLRKHPLFTEYLEKLSPLKLLSAVNISSRPTKRNSDAPLKLEDLRAISFVTSWSQLKQNIPGFYGLGSALEKMKGEGHWDEIVELYERSGFFKTMIDNCMMSMSKSDFRVTAHLKEDEHFGQFWTMLYNEFELTKKLLLQLTNTNTLMQAYPIEKKSIAIREKIVLPLVMIQHYALNLLNNSSDEELNNIYSKLVVRTVYGIVNAGRNLA